From Gemmatimonadaceae bacterium, a single genomic window includes:
- the fliS gene encoding flagellar export chaperone FliS, with protein MSYSSYAHAATAYREREVLTASPARLVVMVYDHVIANLHRARVARDANKVDVRVEAISKAREGITELLVTLDIERGGALATQLQSLYTYMLTELVDGARLEGVRLERITKMVSELRDAFSTIATGAAQVPAA; from the coding sequence ATGAGCTATTCCTCCTACGCCCACGCGGCGACGGCCTATCGCGAACGCGAAGTGTTGACGGCGTCGCCGGCGCGCCTCGTGGTCATGGTCTACGATCACGTGATCGCCAACCTGCATCGCGCGCGCGTCGCGCGAGACGCGAACAAGGTCGACGTTCGCGTCGAGGCCATCAGCAAGGCGCGCGAGGGCATCACCGAGTTGCTCGTGACGCTCGACATCGAGCGCGGCGGCGCGTTGGCCACGCAGCTTCAGTCGCTCTACACCTACATGCTCACCGAGCTCGTTGACGGTGCGCGGCTCGAGGGCGTTCGCCTGGAGCGGATCACCAAAATGGTATCCGAGCTCCGCGACGCGTTCTCGACGATCGCGACCGGCGCCGCCCAGGTTCCGGCAGCCTGA